A genomic stretch from Falco naumanni isolate bFalNau1 chromosome 4, bFalNau1.pat, whole genome shotgun sequence includes:
- the ARPC1B gene encoding actin-related protein 2/3 complex subunit 1B: MAYHSFLLEPISCHAWNKDRTQIALCPNNHEVHIYCKQGAKWSKVHELKEHNGQVTGIDWAPESNRLVTCGTDRNAYVWTLKGNVWKPTLVILRINRAARCVKWSPKENKFAVGSGSRLISICYFEQENDWWVCKHIKKPIRSTVLSLDWHPNNVLLAAGSCDFKCRIFSAYIKEVEERPSPTPWGSKMPFGELMFESSSSCGWVHSICFSASGTRVAWVSHDSTLCLADASKKMAVASLCTETLPLLAVTFITENSLVAAGHDCYPMLFTYEESQGTLTFGGKLDVPKQSSQRGLTARERFQNLDKKASSDTANAMLDTLHKNSISQISVLTGGKANCSQFCTTGMDGGMSIWDVKSLESALKDLKIK; this comes from the exons ATGGCCTACCACAGCTTCCTGCTGGAGCCCATCAGCTGCCATGCCTGGAACAAGGACCGGACCC AGATCGCCCTCTGCCCCAACAACCACGAGGTCCACATCTACTGCAAGCAGGGGGCCAAGTGGAGCAAGGTCCATGAGCTGAAGGAGCACAACGGACAGGTGACAG GCATTGACTGGGCCCCCGAGAGCAACCGGCTGGTGACATGTGGGACCGACCGCAATGCCTACGTCTGGACCCTGAAGGGCAATGTCTGGAAACCCACCCTGGTCATCCTGCGGATCAACCGGGCCGCCCGCTGCGTCAAGTGGTCCCCCAAGGAGAATAAGTTTGCTGTGGGCAGTGGCTCCCGGCTCATCTCCATCTGCTACTTTGAGCAGGAAAATGACTG GTGGGTTTGCAAGCACATCAAGAAGCCCATCCGCTCAACGGTCCTCAGCCTCGACTGGCACCCCAACAACGTCCTCCTGGCTGCCGGCTCCTGCGATTTCAAGTGCCG gaTCTTCTCAGCCTACATCAAGGAGGTGGAGGAGCGGCCCAGCCCCACGCCGTGGGGCTCCAAGATGCCTTTCGGGGAGCTGATGTTCGAGTCGAGCAGCAGCTGCGGGTGGGTGCACAGCATCTGCTTCTCGGCCAGCGGCACCCGTGTCGCCTGGGTGAGCCACGACAGCACCCTCTGCCTCGCTGATGCCAGCAAGAAGATGGC CGTCGCCTCCCTGTGCACCGAGACCTTGCCCCTCCTGGCCGTCACCTTCATCACTGAAAACAGCCTGGTGGCTGCG GGCCACGACTGCTACCCAATGTTGTTCACCTACGAGGAGAGCCAGGGCACGCTGACCTTCGGGGGGAAGCTGGACGTCCCCAAGCAGAGCTCCCAGCGTGGCCTCACTGCCCGCGAGCGCTTCCAGAACTTGGACAAGAAAGCGAGTTCGGACACTGCCAACGCCATGCTGGACACCCTGCACAAGAACAGCATCAG CCAGATCTCGGTGTTGACTGGCGGGAAGGCCAACTGCTCACAGTTCTGCACCACTGGGATGGACGGCGGCATGAGCATCTGGGATGTCAAG AGCCTGGAGTCGGCACTGAAGGATCTCAAGATCAAATGA